The segment GTCGTCGCATTATTCTGAAAGAACTTGTCCCTAATCTTTGGGCGCCGGTAATTGTGGTTGTCTCGCTTTCACTTCCTGGCTACCTCGCATCGGAAGCGGTCTTCTCATTCCTAGGTCTGGGAGTTCAACCACCAGCATCTACTTGGGGCATCCTGCTTTCTAATGCCACCCGCTTCGTAACCGTTATGCCGAGCTTCTTCCTTATTACTGCCGCCTCCCTAGTCATCGTGGTTCTGGCCTTTAACTTGGTCGGCGATGCGCTGCGCGATGCGCTCGACCCAAGAGCCGACAAATAATCCTTCTCTAAATCACCCCTGCTCCTACCGCCGAGTATTCACTTTTCGGACATTTTCTGCTTAACTCAACCCACTCGTAGTGCGGGTTTGCCCGCCACTACATCCCAATCGAAAGGATTACGGAATGAGCCCTCGTTATGCTCTTCGTCGTGCCGTAGTTGTTGCATCTGCAAGCGCTTTGCTTCTCGGAACCGTTGTGGTTGCTGGAACAAACGCTGCATCTGCTGCAACAACACCAAAGACAGGTGGAATTCTCACTTTTCTTGAGCACGAACCACGTCTTGATCACCTAGATCCAAGCCGTATCTACACCGGACGCGACCTCGCGTTTATGAATTCATTCCACACTCGTACTTTGGTTGCATACAACCCAGTCCCAGGTGCTGCAGGAGCAAACCTTGTTCCAGATCTAGCAACTAACACTGGTGTTCCAAGCAACGCTGCTAAGACATGGAAGTTCACACTTCGTCCAGGCACAAAGTTCGAAGATGGAGTTCCAATTACTTGTGAGCACGTCCAATACGGTACATCTCGTGTATTCGCACAAGATGTAATCAACAACGGACCTACTTACTTGCTTTCATGGCTTGATATTCCAAAAGATAAAGATGGAAATTCAATCTACGTTGGCCCATACAAGAGCACCAAGGCAGCACAAGCTGCATTTAATAAGGCAGTCTCTTGCTCTAAGGACAACCGCACAATTACTTTCCAACTGAACAAGTCAATTGCTGACTTCAACTACTTGGCTACATACGGTGTTATCTCACCTATCCAAAAGAAGAAGGACACAGGCGATAAGTACGACCTAAACCCACAGGCAACAGGTCCATACAAGATCGTTGAAAACAGCAAGACACAGCTTCGTATGGTCCGTAACTCAAACTGGTCAAAAGCATCTGATCCAGTTCGTACTCCATACCCAGATGAAGTAATCATCCAGTTCGGTCTTGATGAAGAAGTAATCGACCAGATCATGTTGGAAGACACAATTCCTTCAGCAATGAACTTTGGTGGACCACTTCCTTCAAATAAGGACAAGTTCTTCACCGACGCAAAGTTCAAGAACCGTCGTATGAACAACTCAGATCCATACGCGATCTACATCGCATTTAACGTAAAGGCAATGCCTTGCTTGGAAATCCGCCAAGCGATGTACCACTCACGTGATGCGAAGGCTCTTCTTGACTATGCAGGCGGCCCAACTTACGCAGGTTCATATGCAACCGGCGTAATTAGCCCACTCGTAGCAGCTGACTACGCACCTACCAAGGTCGTAGGTCCAGGAAGCCCAGATTTCAAGCCTGAAGGAAATATCGTTAAGGCGAAGGAATTGATGGAAATCGCAAAGACCAAGTGTCCTGCTGATTACAAGAAGGCAACTGAAGAAGGCATCACAATGGATGTTCGTCAGTCTGTAACACTTAACGACACAATTCCAATCAACGAGGCTGCATACGCTCGCGCTGGAATCAAGGTTAAGTGGAACATCATCAGCGCTGGTTACTACTCAACAGTTATGAACCCTGACAAGCAGAAAGATATGTCTGCTTCTGGTTGGGGTGCTGACTGGGCAAATGCTTCAACAGTTATTCCAGAACTATTTGCATCATTCGGTGGATTTAACCTTTCACAGAACACTGCTGATCCTGCTTACAAGGCCTTTGAAGATAAGGTCAACATTGCGATGAAGACAACCGATCGCAAGAAGCAAGCAGTAATGTGGAAAGAACTAGATGCATATGCAATGAAGCAGATGTGGGTATTGCCAACAACGTTTGGTAAGGCTCAAGAAATTTGGGGCTCACAGCTTGCAAACGTCTTCTTCTGGGTACCTCAGGGTAACCCTGCATACGGAAAGATCTGGATTAACAACTAATCCAATTCTTTACCTGCAAGCGCTTTAAGTAGCGCAAATAGCAGTAGAGACAGGTACTTCCGGCGCTAAGCAATTGGCGTCGGAAGTACCTTCTTACTGATAGGTTCAACTTTCTTAAAAGTGCAAAGTGAAATAATCAAAGTAAAACAAACAAGAAGGGATTGAAGAGATGCTGAAATTCATCGGGCGCCGCGCAATATTTGCAGCCTTCACAATCCTGATCGTCTCAGCCGTCGTCTTTGGAATCTTCTCTCTGCTCCCATTTGATCCAGCCGCCCTTACTTGTGGTCAGCGCTGTACTGATCAGATCGTTGAAGCAAATCGAGTTCGCTTAGGTTTTGATAAACCGATTTATGAGCAGTACTGGCTCTTCCTCTCGGGAATCTTCGCCGGCCGCACCTACGGTTCAGGTAGCGCAGCCTTTACCTGCCCTGCACCATCATTTGGATACTCCTTTAACGAAAATGCCTGCGTCACCGACATGATTCGTGAAGCGCTACCAATCACAATCAGCTTGGCAATCGGTGCGCTTCTGCTCTGGCTCACAGTCGGAATTGGCCTCGGCATCGTTGCCGCTAAATTTAAAAACCGTTGGCCCGATACTGGTTCATCAGTCTTCGTGCTTCTAGCAACATCGCTTCCAACTTTCGTTACCGGCCTAGCACTTCTTATCTGGGTCACAATTAAATGGAAGCTAGTTCCACTTTCTCTGTCGGGTTACGTCTCAATCTTTGATAACCCATATAAATTCTTCCAATACTTCATCTTGCCGTGGATCACTTTGGCGATCGCCTATGCCGCGATCTACACCCGCTTTACACGTGCTGCTCTCCTTGAAACGCTGGGCGAGGATTACATCCGCACCGCTCGCGCTAAGGGCGTTGGCGAACGTGTTGTCTTCTTCAAGCACACGCTTCGCGCCGTGCTAGCCCCATTGATTACTTTGGCTGGTCTCGACTTTGCTGGCCTCATAGGCGGCGCAATCATTACCGAAACGATCTTCAACCTTCCTGGACTTGGTCGCCTCACACTGCGTTCGGTTTATGAATTCGATTTATCGGTTGTACTTGCAACGACTATCTTGGCAGCGGTTGTAGTCATCGTTATGAACTTAATTGTCGATATGTTGTATGCCGTCCTTGATCCACGGGTGCGCATCACATGACCGAACTTCTTCGCATTCAGGACCTCCACGTCTCATTTAAAACCGATGATGGCTTGGTTCGCGCCGTAGATGGCGTTTCACTAACTCTTAACGCTGGCGAAACTGTTGCGATCGTGGGCGAATCAGGTTCAGGAAAGACTGTCACTAGCCTTTCAGTAATGGGCCTTCATAAAAAAGGATCGGCCCAGATCTCGGGATCAATTTCGCTAAACGATGGCGGAACCTTCAAGGACGTTGTCTCGCTAAACGATGATGCGATCCGCGATATCCGCGGGCGCGCCGTTGCGATGATCTTCCAAGATCCAATGTCTTCACTTCACCCTTATTACAAGATCGGCAGCCAGCTCGCAGAGGCTTACTTGGTTCACAATCCAGGTAAGAAGAAAGAGGCGATGGCTCGCGCTATCGAGATGCTTGATCTCGTCGGAATTCCAGAGCCAGCAAAGCGCGCGGTGGAATTTCCACACCAATTTTCAGGCGGTATGCGCCAGCGCGTAATGATCGCAATGGCGCTGATGAACTCACCACAAATCTTGATCGCCGATGAACCAACAACTGCGCTAGATGTAACTGTGCAGGCCCAGATCCTGGCGCTACTTTCAAAGCTTAAGAAAGAATTTAATATGGGTATCTTGTTGATTACCCACGACCTTGGCGTTGTTGCACAAGTGGCAGATCGCGTAAATGTTATGTATGCAGGGCGCATCGTTGAAGAAGGCCCAGTCGATGACCTCTTCTACTCACCGCTTGCGCCATACACGCTTGGACTTCTCAAATCAGTGCCACGAGTTTCATCAAAGAACGAACGCCTCAAGGCGATTCCAGGACAGCCACCTTCACTAATCAACCTGCCAGTTGGTTGCCCATTTGCGCCACGTTGTGAGTACAAGCAGCATTCATCTGAAGCCGGTTGCAACACAACCAAGCCTGAGCTAATCGGCACCTCAGCAACCCATCGTTCTCGCTGCCATATCCCTGAAGCCCTGCGCAATGATTTATTTGCTAAAGAGTTAAAGGAGTTACAGTCATGAGCGATGTAATTCTTAAAGTAGATAACCTTGTAAAGCACTTCCCAACTGGCAAGGGCAAGCGCGGTGAAAAGGAAGTTGTAAAGGCTGTCGACGGCATCTCCTTCGAGCTAAAGGCTGGCGAGACACTTGGCCTAGTAGGCGAATCCGGTTGCGGCAAGACAACTGCTGGCCGCACAATCTTGAAGTTAACTGAACCTACTTCTGGAAAGTTAATCTTCGAAGATCAAGACATCACAGATTTCAAAGCGAGCAAGATGCGCGCCATCCGCGCCCAGATGCAGATCATCTTCCAAGATCCATACTCTGCGCTAAATCCGCGCCAGACAATCGGCAAGGTTATTTCTGCGCCATTTGAAATCCAGGGAATTACTCCACCAGAAGGCGTTAAGACTGCCGTGCAAAACCTAATGGCGCGCGTTGGTCTAAACCCAGAGCACTACAACCGCTACCCACATGAGTTCTCAGGCGGACAGCGCCAGCGCATCGGTATCGCTCGTGCAATCGCGTTAAAGCCACGTTTTATCGTTGCCGACGAACCAGTTTCAGCACTGGATGTTTCGATCCAGGCCCAAGTAATTAACTTGCTGGAAGATCTGCAAGAAGAAGAGAAGATCAGCATGGTCTTTATCGCCCACGATTTATCTGTGGTGCAACATATTTCAGATCGCGTCGCAGTTATGTACCTCGGCAAGATGATGGAGATCGCAGCAACTGCTGATCTCTACGACAAGCCGCGCCATCCTTACACAACAGCGCTTCTATCTGCGGTGCCACTGCCAGATCCACGATCTGAACGCACCCGCGAACGCATTATCTTGACCGGAGATCTGCCTAGCCCAATTAATCCACCATCGGGTTGTGTATTTAATACCCGTTGCTGGAAGGCGCAAGATAAGTGCCGCACCGAAGTGCCACAGTTAGTACAACTCGGGGCTTCACAAGTGGCCTGCCACTTCCCCGAGAATTAATCACCAGATTTCACTAGCCCTTCGGTAGAAATCTTCACCAGATTTCTACGCGATCCTTTTCAGCCAGCCACAATTTGTCGCCTTCGGTAACTTCAAAGGCCTCATAGAAATCACTGAGATTGGCAACGATCGCGTTACAACGGAACTCATATGGAGAATGCGGATCAGTTGCGATGCGACGACGCAGTTCTTCGGCCCGTACCTTGCCGCGCCATGCCTGCGCCCAAGATAAGAAGAAACGTTGTTCTCCCGTTAAACCATCGATTACAGGCGCTGGAGCGCCCTTTAGAGCCAATTTATAAGCCTTAAAGCCGATTGCAAGGCCGCCGAGGTCTCCAATGTTTTCTCCGACCGTTAGAGCGCCATTTACATGGATATCTGGGGTCTCTTCTGGATAAAGCGCATCGAATTGTTTGATCAACATATTTGCGCGCTTTTCAAACTCGGTGCGATCGGATTCGGTCCACCAATCGATCATGTTTCCATCGCCATCGAATTTAGAACCTTGGTCATCAAAGCCATGGCCAATTTCATGGCCGATAACCGCACCGATTCCGCCGTAATTGGCTGCGATATCGGCTTCCAAATCAAAGAACGGTGGCTGCAAGATTGCCGCCGGAAAGACGATCTCATTCTGGATCGGGTGGTAATACGCGTTAACGGTCTGCGGGGTCATCAGCCATTCGGTCTTATCAACTGGTTTGCCGATCTTGGCCAATTCAATATCGCGTGAGAACTTGGTGATACGGCCAATGTTTCCAAAGAGGCCATCTCGGGTAATAGTTAGCGCCGAATAATCACGCCACTTGTCGGGATAGCCGATCTTTGGCGTGAACTTTCCTAACTTATCTAAAGCCTTCGCTTTGGTTTCTGGACTCATCCAGGAAAGCTCGTTAATGCTGATGCGGTAGGCCTCAATCAAGTTATCAACTAGTTTAAGCATCGCAGTTTTGGCAGCTTCTGGGAAATGGCGCTGTACATAGATGCGGCCAATGGCTTCGCCAAGTGCGCCTTCTACAAAGGAAATAGCGCGCTTCCAGCGAACTCGGATTTCGGGGGTGCCCGATAAAGTCTTGGCGTAGAAATCAAAGTTCTGATTTACAAATTCATCAGGCAGGTATGCCGCAGCACCTGAAATCAACTGCCACTTCATCCACGCCTTCCATGGGGCGGGATCAAAGTTTTCGAGGATGCTAGATAGACCAGTAAAGAATGGTGGTTGCTGCACAACAAGTTCGTCAAAAGCCGCCTTTGGAATCTGACTGTACTCAAGCCAAGTTGCCCAATCGAAATGTGGGGCAAGGGCGCAGAGCTCTTTGAAGGTCATCTTGTTATAGGTCAGTTCGACATCGCGATCTTTAACCTGATCAAAATGGTGTGATGCAATTTGGGCTTCTAGGGCGTAGATCTTTTCTGCTAAATCTGCACCGTTATCAATCTTGGCCAGCGCAAACATTTTGGCGACGTGGACTTTAAAGGCTTTGCGAATTTCTTCATATTGTTCTTCTCGGTAGTAAGCCTCATCGGGCAGAGATAGGCCGCCTTGCCCCAAATAGATAATGTTCATTTCCGAGTTCATGGCATCGCCATAAATTCCAAGGCCAAATGCGCCACCTAGTCCGCGCATTTCAAGATCAGCCATCGTCTTAATAAATTGATCACGAGTTTCGATGCGATCGATTGCGGCGAGATCATCTAGCAGGGGAGTAATGCCGGCTTTGGTGATCGCATCGGTGTCGAGGAAGCAGTCATATAAATCGCGAATCTTCTGGGCATCGCCTTCGCCTTTGGCGGTCTCGATGATTTCGCGGACCTGGGCTTCAGCCTCTAAATAGAGTTGGTAGGTAATGCCATCGGAGGAGCGATCTTGTGGGATCTCGTGGTCCTTGAGCCAGCGGCCATTGAAGTAGCGGTAGAGATCATCTTGGGGGCGAAAAGTTTTATCGATATGTGAAGGATCGATCCCACTACGTAGCTGCTTAGTCATGACTTCCTTTGTTCTCGTAACCGTCAAATAAGTAGTTGAAAGTTCAACTTTGCGGTAATTAACGTATGATTGCCCTATGGCACGGCAAAACGCTACCTCACCTCGCTGGCTCAACGCTGCTGAAATGAAGGCTTGGCGCCGCTATATCGTGGCTAGCCGGCGATTGCTCGAAGCCCTGGATTTAGACCTAGCCCACCATGAACTTTCGATGGCCGATTACGAGATTTTGGCTCAATTAAGTGATGCCCCAGAACGCCGGATGCGTATGTCAGAACTAGCCGATGTTGCGATGTTGTCGCGCTCGCGCCTTTCACATCGCATGAAAGTTATGGAGAAGGCCGGCTGGGTAAAGCGTGAGGCTTGCCCTATAGATAAGCGCGGATATTTTGCGGTGATGACCGCTAAGGGTTGGAAGGCGATCGTTGCAGCGGCCCCGGACCATGTAGAAAGCGTGCGCTCGCGATTTGTTGATCATTTATCGAAGGGCGATCAAGCAGCACTTGCAGAAATTTTCGAGCGAGTTTCAGATTCACTCCGTGAAGATTTGAAAGATAAATAAAAAAACCCGCCACATAAAGTGGCGGGTTTTTTATTAAGTAATAAATTACTTAGCTGCTGCCTTCTTGCGGCGGCGCTTCTTTGGAGCAGCTGCTGGAGCTGCTGCCTTCTTGCGGCGGCGCTTTGGAGCTGCCTTCTTAGCTGCTGCCTTCTTGCGACGCTTTGGAGCTGCCTTCTTAGCTGCTGCCTTCTTGCGACGCTTTGGAGCTGCCTTCTTAGCTGCTGCCTTCTTGCGACGCTTTGGAGCTGCCTTCTTAGCTGCTGCCTTCTTGCGACGCTTTGGAGCTGCCTTCTTAGCTGCTGCCTTCTTGCGACGCTTTGGAGCTGCCTTCTTTACTGCTGCTTTCTTACGGCGCTTCTTTGGAGCTGCTGCTGGAGCTGCTGCCTTCTTGCGACGCTTCTTTGGTGCTGCTTTCTTAGCTGCGGCCACGTACTTCTCCTATCGGAATGGTTCGGATCCGTCACCCAAACCTGTTCGTGGATAAGTGTGACGGAAATGTAAAAATATTGCTAGTACATAGCGAGAAAAAACGTAGTGCGTGTCGCAATTTATTTTTTTAATTTTTTGTGCATTTAAGAAAAAATTATCGAAATGATTTACCGATTGGTAGCCGTTTTTTTAAGAAAATCTAGAAAATCTAGAAAAATTGACCCGATTTTTTCCTATTTTTCATCTTCGGCGCGAATTCTGCGCATTTCAACGGCATATTCGTTCGTTTCAGAGTCATATTTTCGCAATTTCGGCAGGCAAAGGGCCAAAATTGCGACCGAAACTATGCAAAGAACCCCTCCAAAAGTTACTGAGAAGTTCAATGTGGTAACCGCTGCCATCGATGCCGCGCGCATCTGGCCGGCTAGTGGACCGATCGAATATGAAAGTAGTTCGATCCCTGCAAGGCGTCCGCGGTATCCATCTGGAATTGTTTGGTTCCAGATGACTCCGCGAAAAAGTGCACTGACCATATCTGCCGCCCCGGCCATGGCAAGAAATAGCAGAACCAGAATCAAGGAATTGGATAACCCGGCAAATGCAATCGCTGCGCCCCAACCGATAGCCGCCCAAATAACCGCCCGTCCATGAAAACGATAGGTGCGAGTCCAACCACTTGTCAGAGTTACTGCAACCGAGCCAACGGTTCCGGCGGCATAGAGAAGTCCGAGCGCCCAAGGTGCGCCAAGTTGGTCTGCCCAAAATGGAAAGAGCGCAATTGGCATTGCAAAGAACATCGCAGCTAAATCAACTAGATAAGTCCCCATTAAATCTTGGCGACTAAATGCATATCGCACACCCTCGATTAAGCCTGCCAGAGATGGCTTTTGCGCCTCTGGATTGGCGGGCACGTTTTTAACGCGCGCCAAAAATGCGAGTGAGATAAAGAAGGTTGCGACATCTGCGATGTAACCAACTGAAACTGAGAAGGTTGCAATTAAAACTCCACCAATTGTTGGACCGATGATCACACCGAGCTGCCAACGAAGTGACATCAACGCACTAGCCGCCGGAAGATCGGCATGGCCAACTAGCCGCGGCAAGATGGCATCGGCGCTAGGTCGTTGCAGACCATTGACGGCAGCAAATAAACCGATGACGACATAGATCAGAATTAGATTGGGGTTGGGAGAGAGCGCGTTGACCAACAAGATTGCGACCAGAACCAGTGAGGCAAACTCGGTCGCCCAGATCATCTTCTTACGATCAACGTAATCAGCTAAGACCCCGCCATAAAGGCCAAAGAGAATCAGCGGCACGATCTCGACCACCCCTGAGATACCAACTGCGATGTAAGAGTTGGTCATCTCTTTGATCTGAAAAGGTACGGCGACGTAGGTAATCATCGACCCGAGGTAGGTAATCAGGCCAGAGGCCCACAAATTTCGAAAATCTGGGTATTTTTTGAGCGGAGTCAGATCAATCGCAAATTTTGAACGCTTATCTTCTTCCACGTGGGCTAGTTAAAGGTATTTTCGGCGCCAGGGAAAGTTCCCCCACGCACATCGGCAGCAAATTCTTGGGCGGCTGCCGAAATTTCAGAACGTAAGTTGCGATAGGCCTTGGCCAACTTCGGTGGATTGGCAGTTAGCCCAACTAAATCTGTCCAAACTAAAACTTGGGCATCGCAATTAACGCCGGCGCCGATTCCGATAGTTGGAATCGAAAGGGCTGCCGTGATCTTTGCAGCGAGTTCTGCTGGCACTAGTTCCAAGACAATGGCGAAGGCGCCCGCCTTTTCCAGAGCGAGCGCAGCCTGCAAAATCGCCTCCCCGTCTTCACGGCCCTGGACGCGATAGCCCCCAAGTTGATGAAGTGATTGCGGGGTAAGGCCCAGGTGGCCCATCACCGGAATGCCGGCAGCGGTTAACTTTTCAATAGTTGCTAAATGCGCACCTTCTAGTTTTACCGCCATCGCACCGGCCTCTTTAAAGAAACGGATCGAAGTAGCAAGTGCTTGTTCAGGAGATGACTCGTATGAACCGAAGGGAAGATCTGCGATGACAAGTGCGCGCTTTGATCCGCGCACCACCGCGCGAGTTAGCGGAATCATTTCATCGATCGTTACAGGGATGGTGTTCTCTTCGCCCAGAAAATTATTGCCGGCGCTATCGCCAACCAGCAGAACAGGAATGCCTGCAGTATCGAAGATCTCGGCGGTCATCTGTTCGTAAGAAGTGAGCATCGCCCACTTTTCGCCAGCGGTTTTCGCCTTCTTTAAATCGAGAATCGTGACGCGACGATGCGCCGCCCCACCGTAAAGGGTCGTTGTACTCATCTGTTCCTCCAGCCTCGAAGCTTCGCGAGAAGTCTCCGGGTCTTATCTATTGAGGGTTCTGGGAGTAAGGGTATTCCATTACTCTTGAAGAATGAAGTTGCGAGTAGCCCTCGCCCAGGTCAACCCAACAGTTGGTGATCTGGTCGCCAACGCTGCCTTGGTGCGCACCAACTTCAAGACCGCCCAAGATGCCGGCGCGCATATCGTCGTATTTCCTGAGATGGTTTTGACGGGATACCCAGTTGAAGATCTCGCCTTACGTCCTTCTTTTCAACTAGCCAGTCAAAGCGCTTTAGCTGAATTAGCCGGTCAATTAACCGGTGGATGTGTGGCAATAGTCGGGTATTTAGATCAAGTAAATGGCGCCCCACAAAACATGGTTGCCGTCATCAGCGATGGCAAGGTTGCAGCGCGTTATGCCAAGTGCCACCTACCTAACTACGGCGTATTCGATGAATTCCGCAACTTTGTTCCGGGCGATCAAACTCTGGTGGTGCGCATCCATGGCGCAGATATCGGAATCGCAATCTGTGAAGACCTCTGGATTGATGGAGGAATTACCGCACAACTTGCTGATCGCAAACCAGGGTTAGTAATCGTTCCCAATGGTTCGCCATATGAACGCGCAAAAGATGACACACGTTTAGCTTTGGTCACCAAGCGCGCTCGCCAAGCCAAGGCGCCATTGGTCTATGTAAATATGACCGGTGGCCAAGATGATCTGGTCTTTGATGGCGACAGCATTGTGGTTGGCGCAGATGGTGCGGTCATTGCCCGAGCACCGCAATTTGAAGATGGCATCGCGGTAGTTGATATCGATGTTGCAACTAAAACCAGTTCGCCAGATGTGATTATTTCCGAAGATGAAGTCAGCGTTGATCGCTCTCTGATTCCAGGGGTCGCAGTTCGCCTTGATGACCGCGAAGAAATATGGAACGCGATTGTTGTTGGCTTACGTGACTATGTAGAAAAGAACGGCTTCAGAAGCGTTGTCGTTGGTTTATCGGGCGGTATTGATTCGGCGCTAGTTGCAGCCTTGGCTGTCGATGCACTTGGTGCCAAGCGAGTAAATGGCGTTGCGATGCCAAGTAAATACTCATCCGAACATTCAATCTCTGATGCCCAAGCTTTCGCCGATGCCACCGGTATTCACTTCCGCACCGTGCCAATTGCGCCGATGGTTGATGCCTATATGAATAACCTGGTTTTAAAGGGGATCGCTGAAGAGAACTTGCAGGCCCGCGTGCGCGGAACAACGCTGATGGGGATCTCAAATCAAGAGGGACATTTGGTTTTAGCAACCGGCAATAAATCAGAGCTCGCCGTGGGTTACTCAACTCTTTACGGAGATGCGGTTGGTGGTTTTGCGCCGATTAAAGATATCTATAAGACCGATGTCTGGGCGCTATCTCGTTGGCGCAATGAGGTCGCGCGCGAACGCGGCGAGGCCGAGCCGATTCCAGTTAACTCAATTGAGAAAGAGCCAAGTGCAGAGCTGCGCCCTGACCAAAAAGATACCGATTCACTTCCTGATTACTTATTGCTAGATCGCGTCTTAACGGCATACGTAGATGATGATCAAGGATCCGCCGCGTTAATTGCGGCAGGCTTTGATGAGGCTTTGGTTCGTCGCGTGATTGCGATGGTCGATAAGGCCGAATACAAGCGCCGCCAATATCCACCTGGGCCAAAGGTTTCTAAGCGGGCATTCGGTAAGGATCGACGCTTGCCAATGACGAGTCGCTGGGCTGAGTAAGGGCCGCGTAACACAGCCGTAACTTTGACTTGGCAAGATCTGGGGTATGACTTCCCACGATTCACAGATGAGTAAGCAACAAGAGTTCGTACTTCGCACAATCGAAGAACGCAATATTCGTTTTATTCGTTTGTGGTTTACCGATGTCTTGGGATATTTAAAGTCCGTTGCAATTGCACCTGCTGAGTTAGTTAACGCCTTCGAAGAAGGAATCGGTTTCGATGGTTCAGCGATCGAAGGCTTTGCCCGCGTTACCGAATCAGATATGTTGGCAAAACCAGATCCTGCAACATTTTCGATCTTGCCATGGCGCACTGAAGCCCCGGGTGCAGCACGTATGTTCTGCGATATCACCATGCCCGATGGTTCACCTTCACATGCTGATCCACGCAACGTGCTTCGTCGTACTTTAAACAAAGCAGCGCAGATGGGTTACACCTGTTACACCCACCCCGAAATTGAATTCTTTTTATTTAAAAATTCACCAGTTAAAGGCGAACAACCAGTTCCTGTTGATCAAGGTGGATATTTCGATCACACGCCGGCTGTTGTGGGACATGACTTCCGTCGCCAAGCGATCACTATGTTGGAAGCAATGGGAATCTCAGTCGAATTTAGCCACCATGAAGGCGCTCCAGGACAGCAGGAAATCGATCTACGTTATGCCGATGCCTTAAGCACCGCAGATAACATCATGACCTTCCGCCATGTAATTAAAGAAGTGGCACTTGAACAAGGTTTCTACGCATCATTTATGCCTAAGCCATTTACCGAACATCCAGGTAGCGGAATGCACACCCAC is part of the Candidatus Planktophila lacus genome and harbors:
- a CDS encoding NAD+ synthase; this translates as MKLRVALAQVNPTVGDLVANAALVRTNFKTAQDAGAHIVVFPEMVLTGYPVEDLALRPSFQLASQSALAELAGQLTGGCVAIVGYLDQVNGAPQNMVAVISDGKVAARYAKCHLPNYGVFDEFRNFVPGDQTLVVRIHGADIGIAICEDLWIDGGITAQLADRKPGLVIVPNGSPYERAKDDTRLALVTKRARQAKAPLVYVNMTGGQDDLVFDGDSIVVGADGAVIARAPQFEDGIAVVDIDVATKTSSPDVIISEDEVSVDRSLIPGVAVRLDDREEIWNAIVVGLRDYVEKNGFRSVVVGLSGGIDSALVAALAVDALGAKRVNGVAMPSKYSSEHSISDAQAFADATGIHFRTVPIAPMVDAYMNNLVLKGIAEENLQARVRGTTLMGISNQEGHLVLATGNKSELAVGYSTLYGDAVGGFAPIKDIYKTDVWALSRWRNEVARERGEAEPIPVNSIEKEPSAELRPDQKDTDSLPDYLLLDRVLTAYVDDDQGSAALIAAGFDEALVRRVIAMVDKAEYKRRQYPPGPKVSKRAFGKDRRLPMTSRWAE
- a CDS encoding glutamine synthetase family protein; its protein translation is MSKQQEFVLRTIEERNIRFIRLWFTDVLGYLKSVAIAPAELVNAFEEGIGFDGSAIEGFARVTESDMLAKPDPATFSILPWRTEAPGAARMFCDITMPDGSPSHADPRNVLRRTLNKAAQMGYTCYTHPEIEFFLFKNSPVKGEQPVPVDQGGYFDHTPAVVGHDFRRQAITMLEAMGISVEFSHHEGAPGQQEIDLRYADALSTADNIMTFRHVIKEVALEQGFYASFMPKPFTEHPGSGMHTHVSLFEGEKNAFYDASAEFNLSKVARSFIAGILKHSSEITAVTNQWVNSYKRLQGGGEAPSLISWGHNDRSSLVRIPMYKPNKENSTRIEFRSPDSACNPYLAYAVMLAAGLKGIEEKYELVDNANPESLPANLDEAIGVMEKSALVRETLGEHVFEYVLRNKRAEWQDYRRQVSAYELDRYLPVL
- the panB gene encoding 3-methyl-2-oxobutanoate hydroxymethyltransferase, with amino-acid sequence MSTTTLYGGAAHRRVTILDLKKAKTAGEKWAMLTSYEQMTAEIFDTAGIPVLLVGDSAGNNFLGEENTIPVTIDEMIPLTRAVVRGSKRALVIADLPFGSYESSPEQALATSIRFFKEAGAMAVKLEGAHLATIEKLTAAGIPVMGHLGLTPQSLHQLGGYRVQGREDGEAILQAALALEKAGAFAIVLELVPAELAAKITAALSIPTIGIGAGVNCDAQVLVWTDLVGLTANPPKLAKAYRNLRSEISAAAQEFAADVRGGTFPGAENTFN
- a CDS encoding MFS transporter codes for the protein MEEDKRSKFAIDLTPLKKYPDFRNLWASGLITYLGSMITYVAVPFQIKEMTNSYIAVGISGVVEIVPLILFGLYGGVLADYVDRKKMIWATEFASLVLVAILLVNALSPNPNLILIYVVIGLFAAVNGLQRPSADAILPRLVGHADLPAASALMSLRWQLGVIIGPTIGGVLIATFSVSVGYIADVATFFISLAFLARVKNVPANPEAQKPSLAGLIEGVRYAFSRQDLMGTYLVDLAAMFFAMPIALFPFWADQLGAPWALGLLYAAGTVGSVAVTLTSGWTRTYRFHGRAVIWAAIGWGAAIAFAGLSNSLILVLLFLAMAGAADMVSALFRGVIWNQTIPDGYRGRLAGIELLSYSIGPLAGQMRAASMAAVTTLNFSVTFGGVLCIVSVAILALCLPKLRKYDSETNEYAVEMRRIRAEDEK